One region of Salvia miltiorrhiza cultivar Shanhuang (shh) chromosome 3, IMPLAD_Smil_shh, whole genome shotgun sequence genomic DNA includes:
- the LOC131014890 gene encoding ABC transporter G family member 14 — translation MPLCSVAPKPETDGTQLATGLRTRPEVGDTVYPSFPSQPFLQGVSHPITIKFEEVVCKVNFERKGTCCGGTSSSKEKTILNGVTGMVSPGEILAMLGPSGSGKTTLLTALGGRLSGRLSGKITYNGQPFSGSIKRRTGFVAQDDVLYPHLTVFETLFFTALLRLPKSLTKEEIVQHVEHVIVELGLTKCRNSMIGGPLFRGISGGEKKRVSIGQEMLINPSLILLDEPTSGLDSTTALRILNTVKGLASGGRTVITTIHQPSSRLYHMFDKVVLLSEGCPIYYGLASTAMEYFSSIGFSTSITINPADLLLDLANGIGPDFQHAAEHSNCTQQDPTSVRELLISAYDKNISTRLKTELFSSDVSSYNNTKETSIRNVKSQKWCTTWWHQFKILLLRGLRERRFEAFNKLRIFQVLSVAVLGGLLWWRTPSSHIDDRTAMLFFFSVFWGFYPLYNAVFTFPQERRMLIKERSSGMYRLSSYFLARTVGDLPLELALPTAFTFIFYWMGGLKPDPVTFILSLLVVLFSVLVSQGLGLAFGAILMDVKQAATLASVTTMAFLIAGGYYVRHIPPFIAWLKYLSYSYYCYKLLLGIQYNENDYYECSKGVYCRVGDYPAIEAVGFNHLWLDAAIMMLMLVGYRFLAYLALQRVQ, via the exons ATGCCCCTCTGTTCCGTTGCTCCAAAACCGGAAACCGATGGCACTCAGCTTGCCACAGGTCTGCGAACCAGGCCGGAAGTTGGTGATACAGTTTATCCATCTTTCCCTTCGCAGCCCTTTCTTCAAGGGGTTTCACACCCCATCACTATAAAg TTTGAAGAGGTTGTTTGCAAGGtaaattttgaaagaaaaggaACTTGTTGTGGTGGAACATCAAGCTCCAAAGAGAAGACGATACTCAATGGGGTGACAGGCATGGTTTCTCCAGGAGAGATACTGGCTATGCTTGGTCCATCGGGCAGTGGAAAAACCACCCTCCTCACAGCCCTCGGAGGCCGCCTCTCTGGGAGATTATCAGGAAAGATCACGTACAATGGTCAGCCATTCTCAGGTTCTATCAAACGACGAACTGGATTCGTTGCACAGGATGATGTTTTATATCCACATCTCACTGTTTTTGAAACTCTTTTTTTCACTGCGCTACTAAGACTTCCCAAAAGCTTGACCAAGGAAGAGATAGTACAGCACGTGGAACATGTTATCGTGGAACTGGGTTTAACTAAGTGCCGGAACAGTATGATAGGAGGGCCACTGTTCAGAGGAATATCAGGAGGTGAGAAGAAGAGGGTGAGCATAGGTCAAGAAATGCTAATCAACCCGAGTCTAATTTTATTAGATGAGCCCACATCAGGTCTTGACTCAACCACAGCTCTACGGATCTTGAACACGGTAAAAGGGCTAGCTAGTGGAGGTCGAACAgtaataaccaccattcatcaGCCTTCTAGCCGGCTCTACCATATGTTTGACAAGGTAGTCTTGCTCTCCGAAGGCTGCCCAATCTACTACGGTCTAGCATCAACTGCCATGGAATATTTCTCTTCCATTGGCTTTTCAACATCCATCACTATCAATCCTGCTGATCTTTTGCTCGATCTTGCCAATG GGATTGGGCCTGATTTCCAGCATGCTGCTGAGCACAGTAACTGCACCCAACAAGACCCAACATCTGTGAGAGAACTTCTCATCTCTGCCTATGACAAGAACATTTCTACAAGGCTGAAAACTGAGCTTTTCAGTTCAGATGTCAGTAGCTACAATAACACAAAGGAAACCTCCATAA GGAATGTGAAATCACAGAAATGGTGCACAACTTGGTGGCATCAGTTTAAGATCTTGCTCTTACGGGGACTACGGGAGCGAAGGTTTGAAGCCTTCAACAAGTTAAGAATCTTCCAGGTCCTAAGTGTGGCAGTACTCGGCGGACTCCTATGGTGGCGCACCCCATCATCTCATATTGATGACCGT ACTGCAATGCTGTTCTTTTTCTCAGTGTTCTGGGGCTTCTACCCACTTTACAACGCTGTTTTCACTTTCCCCCAAGAAAGAAGAATGCTAATCAAGGAAAGGTCATCTGGAATGTACCGCCTATCCTCCTACTTTCTAGCCAGAACAGTGGGAGATCTTCCTCTGGAGCTAGCACTACCAACAGCATTTACGTTTATCTTTTATTGGATGGGTGGCCTGAAGCCGGACCCAGTTACCTTTATCCTCTCTCTGCTGGTTGTCCTCTTCAGTGTCCTTGTGTCTCAAGGTCTTGGCTTGGCATTTGGTGCCATACTAATGGACGTCAAACAAGCAGCAACTTTAGCCTCAGTAACAACAATGGCATTCCTTATTGCTGGAGGATACTATGTTAGACATATCCCACCCTTCATAGCATGGTTAAAATATCTCAGCTACAGCTACTACTGTTACAAACTTCTTCTTGGGATTCAGTACAATGAGAACGACTACTATGAGTGTTCAAAGGGAGTTTACTGCCGAGTTGGAGATTATCCTGCCATTGAAGCAGTAGGTTTCAACCATTTGTGGTTGGATGCCGCCATCATGATGCTGATGCTGGTGGGCTATCGGTTTCTTGCATACCTAGCCCTACAACGGGTGCAATGA
- the LOC131014946 gene encoding glycine-rich protein A3-like → MGGGKDKHDETDKGLFSHGHYPPQGSHGYPPGQYPPAPGGYPPQGGYPPAGYPPQQGYPPAGYPPAGGYPPQHGYPPAGYPGQHHSGGGSSIGGLLAGGAAAAAAAYGASHLAHGAHGSHGMPGAHGAYGVGHGMGGGHYGHGKMKHGKFKHGKHGKFGKHGKHKGGKGMFKKWK, encoded by the exons ATGGGAGGTGGAAAGGACAAACATGATGAAACTGACAAAGGGCTATTCTCTCACGGGCATTATCCCCCACAGGGGTCGCACGGATACCCACCGGGGCAGTACCCACCAGCACCTGGAGGGTACCCTCCACAAGGAGGGTATCCTCCAGCGGGATATCCTCCACAGCAAGGCTATCCCCCTGCTGGCTACCCACCAGCTGGTGGCTATCCCCCGCAACATGGCTATCCTCCAGCGGGTTATCCTGGTCAACATCACTCAG GCGGAGGATCCTCTATTGGAGGACTACTAGCAGGaggtgctgctgctgctgcagccGCCTACGGTGCCTCCCATTTGGCACATGGAGCTCATGGATCTCACGGAATGCCTGGAGCTCACGGAGCTTATGGCGTTGGCCATGGCATGGGGGGTGGTCACTATGGTCATGGGAAGATGAAGCACGGCAAGTTCAAGCACGGGAAGCACGGGAAATTTGGTAAGCACGGAAAACACAAGGGGGGGAAAGGCATGTTTAAGAAGTGGAAGTAA
- the LOC131014894 gene encoding ABC transporter E family member 2, translated as MSDQKLTRIAIVSSDKCKPKKCRQECKKSCPVVKTGKLCIEVTPASKIAFISEELCIGCGICVKKCPFEAIQIINLPKDLDKDTTHRYGPNTFKLHRLPVPRPGQVLGLVGTNGIGKSTALKVLAGKLKPNLGRFNNPPDWQEILTYFRGSELQNYFTRILEDNLKAIIKPQYVDHIPKAVQGNVGQVLSQKDERDMKQELAADLELIQVMDRNVGDLSGGELQRFAIAVVAVQNAEIYMFDEPSSYLDVKQRLKAAQVVRSLLRPNSYVIVVEHDLSVLDYLSDFICCLYGKPGVYGVVTLPFSVREGINIFLAGFVPTENLRFRDESLTFKVAETPQESAEEIETYARYKYPTMTKTQGNFRLKVVEGEFTDSQIIVMLGENGTGKTTFIRMLAGLLKPDSVEGSDVEIPEFNVSYKPQKISPKFQSTVRMLLHSKIRDSYMHPQFVSDVMKPLLIEQLMDQEVVNLSGGELQRVALTLCLGKPADIYLIDEPSAYLDSEQRIVASKVIKRFILHAKKTAFVVEHDFIMATYLADRVIVYEGKPSIDCVANSPQSLLTGMNLFLSHLDITFRRDPTNFRPRINKLESTKDREQKSAGSYYYLDD; from the exons ATGTCGGATCAGAAACTGACGCGTATCGCTATAGTGAGCTCCGACAAGTGCAAGCCTAAGAAATGTCGTCAGGAGTGCAAAAAGAGTTGCCCTGTTGTCAAAACAG GTAAACTTTGCATAGAAGTGACTCCTGCATCCAAGATAGCTTTCATCTCAGAGGAGTTGTGTATTGGATGTGGTATTTGTGTGAAG AAATGCCCATTTGAAGCAATTCAGATTATTAATCTACCAAAAGACTTGGACAAGGATACAACCCATCGTTATGGTCCTAACACCTTTAAATTGCATAG GTTACCTGTACCAAGACCTGGGCAAGTTCTGGGCCTGGTGGGAACTAATGGCATTGGAAAATCTACTGCGCTTAAAGTTTTGGCTGGGAAGTTGAAACCTAACTTGGGACGCTTTAAT AATCCTCCTGATTGGCAGGAAATTTTGACTTATTTTAGGGGATCTGAGCTGCAAAATTACTTCACCCGCATTCTTGAAGATAATTTAAAG GCAATCATCAAGCCCCAGTACGTCGATCACATCCCTAAAGCTGTTCAAGGCAATGTTGGACAAGTTCTTTCTCAGAAGGATGAGAGAGATATGAAACAAGAACTTGCTGCTGACCTTGAGTTGATTCAGGTTATGGACCGTAATGTGGGAGATTTATCTGGTGGAGAGCTTCAGAGGTTTGCAATAGCTGTTGTTGCTGTACAGAATGCAGAGATCTATATGTTTGATGAGCCATCAAGTTATCTTGATGTTAAGCAAAGACTGAAAGCTGCCCAAGTTGTCAGATCCTTGCTTCGACCTAATAG CTATGTGATTGTGGTAGAGCATGATCTTAGTGTGCTTGATTATTTGTCGGACTTCATATGCTGCCTTTATGGGAAACCTGGTGTATATGGGGTAGTTACTCTTCCATTCTCTGTGAGAGAAGGAATCAATATTTTCCTGGCTGGATTTGTACCAACTGAAAATCTTAGGTTTAGAGATGAATCTCTTACATTTAAG GTTGCAGAGACTCCACAAGAAAGTGCTGAGGAAATTGAGACATATGCAAGATACAAGTATCCAACCATGACTAAGACTCAGGGAAATTTCAGGCTCAAGGTCGTGGAGGGTGAATTCACTGATTCACAAATAATTGTGATGCTCGGTGAAAATGGGACAGGAAAGACTACCTTTATACGGATGCTG GCTGGCCTTTTGAAGCCCGATTCAGTAGAAGGATCTGATGTGGAAATTCCCGAGTTCAATGTCTCTTACAAGCCACAGAAAATTAGTCCTAAATTTCAGTCTACCGTGAGAATGCTGCTGCATTCAAAAATTCGCGATTCATACATGCATCCTCAGTTTGTATCAGATGTGATGAAGCCTCTTTTGATTGAACAATTGATGGATCAAGAGGTTGTGAATCTTTCTGGTGGAGAATTGCAAAGAGTTGCCCTCACTCTTTGTCTCGGAAAG CCAGCTGATATATATTTAATAGATGAACCGAGTGCATATCTTGACTCGGAGCAGCGTATTGTTGCTTCAAAAGTCATAAAGAGATTTATACTTCACGCGAAGAAGACTGCATTTGTTGTCGAGCATGATTTCATCATGGCAACATACCTTGCAGATAGGGTGATTGTGTATGAGGGAAAGCCATCCATAGATTGTGTTGCCAATTCACCACAATCACTTTTAACTGGAATGAACCTGTTCTTATCT CACCTGGATATCACGTTCAGAAGGGACCCCACAAATTTCCGGCCTAGAATCAACAAACTGGAGTCAACCAAGGACCGGGAGCAGAAGTCCGCTGGATCTTACTATTATTTGGATGACTAA
- the LOC131014876 gene encoding pentatricopeptide repeat-containing protein At4g19220, mitochondrial gives MLGLILAIKQSLLVNFRPSLGFGFVSHLHSSCIPLQLHEFSSTASIAPLPIKRSHVVYSHAPQVLDEMSHRAQQESTPSPDAFKIVQRVMEQPSTANVALAHALAVKQGALAHLRTATSLLTVYSRCKELASSSALFAEVVGRDVAFWNAMMSACIDNNCCEAAVGVFKKMVVEGNEFDAISLVALVSAYSSLKAVGKKGQVVHGLSIKAGMLAYTVLSNAVIDMYAKCGALSSSECVFGEVEFKDLVTWNSIISGCFYNSHPERSLWYIKNMASCENRPDSISFSCALAACTILQELDFGLAVHCWATKLGYAVSSHVSVSNSLISFYAQLRDISAAECVFGEMVIKNVVSWNAMIKGLFLNEQAVRAFRLVRDMQLVASIQPDMATVVTVVPYCAELMLLGEGKAVHGFIIRKGMASETSVVNSLINMYSKCSKLKEAWCLFLTMPKKDLVSWNTMIFGYAHNGQYWEARALFKKMLGCCSTFTLLTLLAVLPSCDCPDSVQFGRSIHGWSIKMGFLNQTFAVNSLMHMYISCGALSDVSALFRSTSVKLDGTSWNTVIAGCSHKGHFREALNYFDLMRRRAQAYCSSVTFGSVVSACGNLGLAIEGKVVHGLALKTGASSDRRVQNALVTMYGRLGDSESATLAFNLSHDHNLCSWNCVISAMSQNEDAKKALTLFRSLEFEPNEITISTVLSACAQLGAMSYGKQIHGHVFRSNLHKNPFISAALTDMYSNGGRLDMAERVFLHSPEKSVAAWNSLISAYGFHNLGSRAIETFNDMIRSGGRPTSGSFTSLLSACSHAGQVDEGLAYYECMMSRFKVAPAAEHHVCVVDMLGRSGRIREARDFIEHLPSRGEAAGVWGALLSACSYHGDVEMGREVAEILFSMEPENGSYYVALCNMYVAAGKWEEAVELRSVIHDKHLKKQPGYSFIDIGLR, from the coding sequence ATGCTCGGGCTGATATTGGCAATCAAGCAATCTCTACTTGTAAATTTCAGACCAAGTTTAGGCTTTGGATTTGTAAGCCATCTACACTCTTCATGCATTCCCCTCCAACTCCACGAATTCAGCTCCACAGCCTCCATTGCCCCTCTACCAATCAAGAGATCCCATGTTGTCTATTCGCATGCGCCCCAGGTGCTCGACGAAATGTCTCACAGAGCCCAGCAAGAATCAACTCCATCGCCGGATGCGTTCAAGATTGTCCAACGCGTCATGGAGCAACCGAGCACCGCAAATGTCGCATTGGCGCACGCCTTGGCCGTGAAACAAGGGGCTCTGGCCCATTTGCGCACCGCCACTTCTCTGCTCACTGTTTATTCGAGGTGTAAGGAGTTGGCATCGTCGTCGGCCTTGTTTGCTGAAGTTGTTGGGAGAGATGTGGCGTTCTGGAACGCTATGATGAGCGCGTGCATAGATAATAACTGCTGCGAAGCTGCGGTGGGCGTGTTCAAGAAAATGGTTGTTGAGGGGAATGAATTCGATGCCATAAGTCTCGTTGCTTTGGTATCGGCGTATTCGAGTTTGAAAGCAGTTGGGAAAAAGGGTCAGGTTGTTCATGGATTGAGCATCAAAGCAGGGATGCTGGCATACACTGTCTTGAGCAATGCCGTGATTGATATGTATGCCAAGTGTGGCGCTTTGAGCTCGTCGGAGTGTGTGTTTGGGGAGGTGGAATTCAAGGACCTCGTCACGTGGAACTCGATTATCAGTGGCTGTTTTTACAATAGCCACCCCGAGAGGTCGTTGTGGTATATCAAAAACATGGCTTCTTGTGAGAATCGGCCTGATAGTATTAGTTTCTCCTGTGCCTTGGCAGCGTGTACTATCCTGCAGGAGCTCGATTTCGGGCTGGCAGTTCACTGTTGGGCGACCAAGTTGGGATACGCGGTGAGCAGCCATGTCTCGGTTTCTAACTCCCTTATTTCGTTCTATGCTCAGCTCCGAGATATCTCTGCTGCTGAATGTGTTTTTGGAGAAATGGTGATCAAGAATGTGGTGTCTTGGAATGCCATGATTAAAGGTTTGTTTCTGAATGAGCAAGCTGTGAGAGCGTTTCGCCTTGTACGTGATATGCAGCTAGTGGCATCGATTCAGCCTGATATGGCTACGGTTGTCACTGTGGTTCCATACTGTGCTGAACTGATGCTCCTAGGAGAAGGTAAAGCTGTTCATGGTTTCATCATTAGGAAAGGGATGGCATCCGAAACATCGGTTGTTAATAGTCTGATTAATATGTATTCCAAGTGCAGTAAACTTAAGGAAGCTTGGTGTTTATTCTTGACTATGCCAAAGAAAGACTTGGTGTCATGGAACACTATGATCTTTGGATATGCCCACAACGGGCAATACTGGGAAGCTCGAGCCCTATTCAAGAAAATGCTCGGTTGTTGTTCTACGTTCACCTTGCTAACTCTTTTGGCAGTTCTTCCATCCTGTGATTGTCCAGATTCAGTTCAATTTGGAAGATCGATTCATGGTTGGAGCATCAAGATGGGTTTTTTAAACCAAACATTTGCTGTGAATTCCCTCATGCACATGTACATTAGTTGTGGAGCCTTATCGGATGTTTCTGCATTGTTCAGAAGCACCTCTGTTAAGCTCGATGGTACTAGTTGGAACACGGTGATTGCTGGCTGCAGTCACAAGGGCCATTTCCGGGAAGCCTTGAATTATTTTGACTTAATGAGGAGGCGAGCTCAGGCTTACTGCAGCTCTGTAACATTTGGAAGTGTTGTGTCAGCTTGTGGGAATCTTGGGTTAGCGATTGAAGGGAAAGTAGTTCACGGTTTAGCTCTTAAAACGGGGGCAAGTAGCGATAGACGGGTGCAGAACGCGCTGGTGACGATGTATGGCAGATTAGGTGATTCGGAGAGTGCTACATTAGCATTCAACCTTAGTCACGATCACAACTTATGTTCATGGAATTGTGTGATATCTGCCATGTCACAAAATGAAGATGCCAAGAAAGCTCTAACATTGTTCCGTTCTCTTGAATTCGAGCCtaatgagatcaccatctccactGTTCTCTCCGCTTGTGCCCAGCTAGGAGCCATGAGTTACGGAAAGCAGATCCACGGGCACGTTTTCAGGTCAAATCTCCACAAAAATCCTTTCATATCTGCTGCACTAACAGACATGTACAGCAATGGAGGCAGGCTAGACATGGCCGAGCGAGTTTTCCTGCACTCACCGGAGAAGTCAGTTGCTGCGTGGAACTCTCTGATATCTGCTTACGGATTCCACAACTTGGGCTCAAGGGCAATCGAGACATTCAACGACATGATCAGGTCAGGGGGCCGTCCAACGAGTGGCTCGTTCACAAGCCTCCTCTCAGCATGCAGCCATGCCGGGCAGGTTGATGAAGGGCTCGCCTACTACGAGTGCATGATGAGCAGATTCAAAGTGGCGCCTGCAGCCGAGCACCATGTGTGCGTGGTTGATATGCTCGGGAGGTCGGGGAGGATCCGTGAGGCTCGTGATTTCATCGAGCATCTGCCTAGCAGAGGCGAAGCAGCGGGCGTGTGGGGAGCCCTGCTGAGTGCGTGCAGCTATCATGGAGATGTGGAGATGGGGAGAGAAGTTGCAGAAATCCTCTTCTCTATGGAGCCGGAAAATGGGAGTTACTACGTAGCGTTGTGTAATATGTATGTTGCTGCAGGGAAATGGGAGGAAGCTGTAGAGTTGAGAAGTGTGATACATGATAAACACCTCAAGAAACAACCTGGTTACAGTTTTATTGATATTGGTTTGAGGTAA
- the LOC131014892 gene encoding arabinosyltransferase XEG113: protein MAWSNPLKEVATSRPLFLTIYATVIIGILVSSFYVFSAVFSGSNSISSSFLVASGDNATESHSISFHPASDSSNHVVAGVAPDNTSEHRKEPLQPIWKAPPPGTKMPPLEIFKLTKDLVRKRVKDNVIIVTFGNFAFMDFILSWVKHLSDMGVDNLLVGAMDIKLLEALYWKGVPVFDMGSHMSTLDVGWGTPTFHKMGREKVILIDSFLPFGFELLMCDTDMVWLKNPLPYLARFPEADVLTSTDQVSPTVVDDRLDDWKLAGAAYNIGIFHWRPTPSSKKLAKEWKEMLLADDKIWDQNGFNEIIRRQLGPSVDEDSGLAYAYDGELKLGLLPASIFCSGHTYFVQAIYEQLRLEPYAVHTTFQFAGTEGKRHRLREAKVFYDPPEYYDAPGGFLTFKPNIPKNLMLDGDHNIDSHFALVHYQLKQIRTALAIASLLGRTLVMPPLWCRLDRLWFGHPGVLPGTLTRQPFICPLDHVFEVNVMLKDLPVEEFGPGINFREYSLFQNPYMPQQVKDSWLDVHLCQEGSPGCAVSNSTNPAGILKFPKQSTEETFKTIFSPLKDVKVIQFSSMQEAFLGFSDKEKEERFRKRVKRYTGIWCCTEDHTPGHIYYDMYWDEKPDWKPKPPQTREEDHPPF, encoded by the exons ATGGCTTGGAGTAATCCATTGAAGGAGGTGGCGACTTCCAGGCCATTGTTCTTGACGATCTACGCGACCGTGATTATCGGAATCTTAGTTTCCTCATTTTATGTCTTCTCCGCAGTTTTCTCCGGTTCCAACTCCATCTCTTCCTCCTTCCTGGTTGCGTCCGGCGACAACGCCACTG AATCACATTCAATATCCTTCCATCCGGCATCTGATTCTTCCAATCACGTAGTGGCTGGGGTGGCACCAGATAATACCTCTGAACATAGAAAAGAACCTCTGCAACCTATTTGGAAGGCACCTCCTCCTGGTACCAAAATGCCACCTTTAGAGATTTTCAAATTGACGAAGGACCTGGTTCGGAAAAGGGTGAAGGAtaatgttataattgtgacGTTTGGTAATTTTGCGTTCATGGATTTCATTCTGAGTTGGGTTAAACACTTATCAGATATGGGGGTTGACAACCTTCTTGTTG GCGCAATGGACATAAAATTGTTGGAGGCTCTCTACTGGAAGGGTGTTCCAGTTTTTGATATGGGTAGTCACATGAGCACATTAGATGTTGGATGGGGCACTCCAACATTTCATAAGATGGGTAGAGAGAAGGTTATTCTTATAGATTCTTTCTTGCCTTTCGGCTTTGAGTTACTGATGTGCGATACTGACATGGTCTGGTTAAAG AACCCCCTTCCTTATCTTGCACGTTTTCCTGAAGCAGACGTGCTGACTTCTACTGATCAAGTTTCACCAACAGTAGTAGATGACCGATTGGATGACTGGAAATTAG CTGGTGCGGCCTACAACATAGGAATTTTTCACTGGAGACCAACTCCATCTTCTAAAAAATTAGCAAAAGAATGGAAGGAAATGCTTCTAGCAGATGATAAGATATGGGATCAAAATGGTTTCAACGAGATTATCCGCAGGCAGCTTGGCCCATCTGTTGATGAAGATAGTGGACTTGCATATGCTTATGATGGAGAGCTTAAGCTAGGTCTTCTCCCAGCAAGTATATTTTGTAGTGGACATACTTACTTCGTCCAG GCCATATATGAACAACTTAGGCTGGAGCCATATGCTGTGCACACCACATTCCAGTTTGCTGGTACTGAAGGAAAACGCCATCGGTTACGTGAAGCTAAGGTTTTCTACGATCCACCTGAGTATTATGATGCCCCAG GAGGATTTTTGACATTTAAACCTAATATTCCAAAGAATTTGATGTTAGATGGAGATCATAACATTGACTCTCACTTTGCCCTTGTCCATTACCAA TTAAAGCAGATACGAACTGCTCTTGCCATTGCTTCGTTGTTGGGTCGCACATTG GTAATGCCTCCACTATGGTGCAGGTTGGATAGGCTGTGGTTTGGACATCCAGGGGTTTTGCCGGGCACCTTGACTAGGCAACCATTCATTTGTCCTTTGGATCATGTGTTTGAG GTTAATGTAATGTTAAAAGACCTCCCGGTGGAGGAATTTGGACCAGGGATTAATTTTAGAGAGTATTCTTTGTTTCAAAATCCTTATATGCCGCAGCAG GTGAAAGATTCATGGCTTGATGTGCATCTCTGTCAAGAAGGATCACCGGGTTGTGCAGTTTCAAACAGCACAAATCCAGCGGGAATTCTCAAGTTCCCTAAACAAAGTACAGAGGAAACG TTCAAAACCATATTCTCACCCTTGAAGGATGTCAAAGTCATTCAGTTCTCATCAATGCAAGAAGCCTTCTTAGGATTCAGTGACAAG GAGAAGGAAGAAAGATTCAGGAAGCGTGTGAAGCGGTATACAGGCATTTGGTGTTGTACGGAGGATCACACTCCAGGCCACATATACTACGACATGTATTGGGATGAGAAACCCGATTGGAAGCCTAAACCTCCCCAGACTCGAGAAGAGGATCACCCCCCATTTTGA